In one window of Vanrija pseudolonga chromosome 5, complete sequence DNA:
- the GAL4_2 gene encoding Regulatory protein GAL4, with protein sequence MPATRRRRDATPASTPRSSSGPLKQSCVECYRLKRKCDRRQPCGICTRYAKECTYSLLPVRPTKEFVSELQAQVDTLRYMLSVHAPGVNIDAEAVQMKSGEPSSSPPSMSPMVDVAAEPKELQPPPPRDVTPPGDNDISSIPDTFPLEFTLEPVASISAAPPLLTPPVTADRPSPLGQFTATSSSPLATASNGGLAGPPRLGTARRAVASSSTGLSPGFSLAGSEPHLPVDSVGPYDVLERNPVGAHGYEWNERYQPSLQMDGTASLSTDPEGEGYLGFASSATLLHILRICAGGVRIPQGARGDGPIEGWTPAPPQLESFIDAYFAQYHQQYPIVHQATFRAQWSQLIPHPPRAQWQLLLNVVLAHGALCASQPDSVIRYFMEHALRAMSVEQVESGSLTLVQGFTLLAALAQRLNKPNTSYGYLGLAGRMAIGLGLHRELPFWNISPFEREQRRRVWWMLWVVDAGTSITYGRPVMMSVAEADVNMLNNVHDASFLSSATAPPAPVEEPTIYTNLRLQSDFLLVGTPIYSKTIASPPPTPNEALFLDSQLEQWWQGLGDCIKLSSKPDTTPRFFNLARHKLFWRYSNLRIIIHRRAFLQRALTAKPLATLAAADDNDNPAELQSAQLCLQNAQDTIGSIHDFFVAGDTSSRFENWYAMHYIFPASFLPLIALHTDPTSAEADTWRAAVAKARQVLERIRTAEPLAVRYLQIVDILQPDAHVGAHWADLIHIPTWSGEVDAAGITPSMLPMADLDTLAMMWNGGGGF encoded by the exons aTGCCAgcgacccgccgccgccgcgacgcgacgccggcgtcgaccccgcggAGCTCCAGCGGGCCACTGAAGCAGTCATGCGTCGAGTGCTACCGTCTCAAGCGCAAG TGTGACCGCCGGCAGCCGTGCGGTATCTGCACGCGGTACGCCAAGGAGTGCACGTactcgctgctgcctgtGCGGCCGACCAAGGA gtTCGTCTCCGAGCTCCAGGCCCAGGTCGATACGCTTCGATACATGCTCAGTGTGCACGCACCGGGGGTGAACATCGACGCCGAAGCAGTGCAGATGAAGAGTGGcgagccgagctcgtcgccgccgtccatgTCGCCTATGGTCGATGTCGCAGCCGAGCCCAAGGAGCTTcagccgcctcctcctcgggaTGTGACACCACCAGGCGACAACGACATCAGCAGCATCCCAGATACCTTCCCGCTCGAGTTCAcgctcgagcccgtcgcgAGCATCAGTGCCGCCCCACCTCTGCTAACACCGCCGGTGACGGCGGACCGCCCGTCCCCCCTTGGACAGTTcacggccacctcgtcgtcaccccTGGCGACGGCCTCCAACGGCGGCTTGGCCGGCCCGCCGCGACTTGGAACTGCCCGCCGGGCGGTGGCATCCAGCAGCACAGGCCTGTCCCCGGGGTTCAGCCTCGCCGGCTCAGAACCCCACCTGCCGGTCGACAGCGTCGGGCCgtacgacgtgctcgagcgcaaCCCCGTCGGAGCGCACGGGTACGAGTGGAACGAGCGGTACCAGCCCAGCCTGCAGATGGACGGGACGGCGTCGCTGAGCACCGATccggagggggaggggtaTCTCG GCTTCGCGTCGTCAGCGACACTGCTGCACATCCTGCGGATATgtgctggcggcgtgcgcatcccgcaaggcgcgcgcggcgacgggccaATCGAGGGATGGACCCCGGCTCCCCCGCAACTCGAGAGCTTCATCGATGCCTACTTTGCTCAGTACCACCAGCAGTACCCGATCGTGCACCAGGCGACGTTCCGCGCCCAGTGGAGCCAGCTGATcccgcacccgccgcgcgcgcagtggcagctgctgctgaaTGTCGTGctggcgcacggcgcgctgtgcgccagccagcccgaCAGCGTCATCCGGTACTTTATGGAGCatgcgctgcgcgccatgtccgtcgagcaggtcgagtcGGGCAGCTTGACCCTCGTGCAAGGGTtcacgctcctcgccgcccttgcgcAGAGGCTCAACAAGCCAAACACGAGCTACGGATACCTCGGTCTCGCGGGCCGCATGGCCATCGGGCTTGGCCTGCACCGCGAGCTGCCGTTCTGGAACATCTCGCCgtttgagcgcgagcagcgccgccgcgtgtgGTGGATGCTGtgggtcgtcgacgcggggaCGAGCATCACGTACGGGCGGCCGGTT aTGATGTCGGTCGCCGAAGCCGATGTCAACATGCTCAACAACGTCCACGACGCGAGCTTCCTCTCCAGCGCGACggccccgccagcgccagtggAAGAACCGACAATCTACACAAACCTGCGGCTGCAGTCcgacttcctcctcgtcggcacgcCAATCTACTCCAAGACGATcgcgtccccgccgccgacgccgaacgAGGCGCTGTTTCTCGactcgcagctcgagcagtgGTGGCAGGGGCTTGGGGACTGCATCAAGTTGTCGTCGAAGCCCGATACGACACCCCGCTTCTTCAACCTGGCGCGCCACAAGCTCTTCTGGCGCTACTCCAACCTCCGCATCATTATCCACCGGCGCGCCTtcctgcagcgcgcgctgacggccaagccgctcgccacgctcgcggccgctGACGACAACGATAACCCAGCAGAGCTTCAGTCGGCGCAGCTGTGCCTCCAGAACGCACAGGACACGATCGGCAGCATACACGACTTCTTCGTGGCCGGCGACACTAGCTCTCGCTTCGAGAACTGGTACGCGAT GCACTACATCTTCCCCGCGTCATTCCTACCGCTGATAGCGCTCCACACGGACCCGACGAGCGCAGAGGCAGATACTTGGCGTGCAGCGGTGGCCAAGGCGCGCCAAgtcctcgagcgcatccgcaccgccgagccCCTTGCGGTGCGGTACCTCCAGATCGTGGACATTCTCCAGCCAgacgcgcacgtcggcgcccaCTGGGCCGACTTGATCCACATCCCCACGTggtcgggcgaggtggacgccgCGGGGATCACGCCGTCCATGCTGCCCATGGCTGATCTGGACACGCTCGCGATGATGTGGAATGGTGGGGGAGGGTTCTAG
- the PIG8 gene encoding putative NADP-dependent mannitol dehydrogenase, protein MAIDTSPRASDTSLDYKGKIAFVSGGGRGIGLAITRALASVGATVVITWTSRDPSAEAKQITADTGAAVHAYRCAAEDSAQVDALVERVAAEVGQVDLVVANAGVCLWRDTIDMSDDELRWIMDTNLFGPIYLVRAFARHWLGLPAAVDPAVRAERPAKQNLNKKILCISSISALVNMTPQVQMAYNASKAGVTSAVKSLAGEWAQYGITINAISPGYVKTDMTMHPPPGDGAAWVKKWRDMTPVDRFAEPSEIGDLVVLLGSARASSFMTGHDIVVDGGYTTY, encoded by the exons ATGGCCATCGATACCTCACCCCGTGCCAGCGACACCTCGCTCGACTACAAGGGTAAAATCGCCTTtgtgagcggcggcggccgcggcatcGGGCTGGCCatcacgcgcgcgctggccagcgtcggcgcgaccgtCGTGATCACCTGGACGTCGCGCGACCCATCAGCGGAAGCGAAGCAGATCACCGCGGATACTGGGGCGGCAGTGCACGCGTACCGCTGCGCAGCGGAGGACAgcgcgcaggtcgacgcgctggtcgagcgcgtcgccgccgaggtggggcAGGtggacctcgtcgtcgccaacgcTGGCGTGTGCCTGTGGCGCGACACGATCGACATGAGCGACGATGAGCTGCGCTGGATCATGGACACCAACCTCTTCGGCCCGATATACCTCGTGCGCGCGTTCGCGCGGCACTGGCTAggcctgcctgccgctgTCGACCCGGCGGTGCGTGCCGAGCGGCCGGCAAAGCAGAACCTCAACAAGAAGATCCTGTGCATCTCGAGcatctcggccttggtgaACATGACGCCGCAGGTACAGATGGCGTACAATGCGTCCAAGGCGGGCGTGACGAGCGCCGTCAAG TCACTCGCCGGCGAGTGGGCCCAGTACGGCATCACGATCAACGCCATCTCCCCCGGATACGTCAAGACGGACATGACGATGCACCCGCCCCCcggggacggcgcggcgtgggtcAAGAAGTGGCGCGACATGACCCCCGTCGACCGGTTCGCCGAGCCCAGCGAGAtcggcgaccttgtcgtgctcctcggctctgcgcgcgcgtcgagcttcaTGACGGGGCATGATATCGTCGTGGACGGGGGGTACACTACGTACTAA
- the plcA_1 gene encoding 1-phosphatidylinositol phosphodiesterase, giving the protein MPIRIIPTGGIEVRGASINGGDAQLQNDGNARVVDDQGQTVTVRFDRGGEGQFDVLQPSDAERQRGWARLDTQGNGSVIAYRVDDNVVLLPRPDLENWQSHLPDDRALADLSTPGTHESASLSGGFISICHTEDVRTQLQQGIRFLDIRLKVVNGELQTYHGIQPQNSNLREQIGWVNDFLRGHNREAVFVSIKQENDDNPDFGRLVEEAFKEGGLTRWDETLPTLGEARGKAILFSRYHKNEDSQYPNGMGIHPTTWPDNNEGFDWDCNGTPFRTQDVYDTGDIGTKTNILIRHIESTTDPRGNGLGNNHPFTLSFATAAKFPQSPPQWMASGSGSGMGVSKVLGNLTSLFGGGGGGGGDNGGGNAGPQGGVNSRLAYWLLQRAAEGKRPRATIMLDFYRETGGGDAGISELIAALNYINTNE; this is encoded by the exons ATGCCAATCCGCATCATCCCCACCGGCGGCATCGAGGTCCGCGGCGCGTCCatcaacggcggcgacgcccaGCTCCAGAACGACGGCAACGCacgtgtcgtcgacgaccagggcCAGACGGTGACTGTCCGCTtcgaccgcggcggcgagggccagTTCGACGTCCTCCAGCcgtccgacgccgagcgccagcgcggctgGGCCCGCCTCGACACGCAGGGCAACGGCAGCGTGATCGCctaccgcgtcgacgacaacgtcgTGCTGCTTCCCCGCCCTGACCTCGAGAACTGGCAGAGCCACCTCCCCGACgaccgcgccctcgccgacctctcGACCCCGGGTACCCACGAGAGCGCGTCGCTCAGCGGTG GCTTCATCTCCATCTGCCACACCGAGGACGTCCGCACCCAGCTCCAGCAGGGCATCCGCTTCCTCGACATCCGTCTCAAGGTTGTCAACGGAGAGCTTcaga CCTACCACGGCATCCAGCCTCAGAACTCGAACCTCCGCGAGCAGATTGGCTGGGTCAACGACTTCCTCCGCGGCCACAACCGCGAGGCCGTCTTCGTCTCGATCAAGCAGGAGAACGACGACAACCCGGACtttggccgcctcgtcgaggaggcctTCAAGGAGGGCGGCCTGACGCGCTGGGACGAGACCCTGCccacgctcggcgaggcgcgcggcaaGGCCATCCTCTTCTCGCGCTACCACAAGAACGAGGACAGCCAGTACCCGAACGGCATGGGCATCCACCCGACCACGTGGCCCGACAACAATGAGGGCTTCGACTGGGACTGCAACGGCACGCCGTTCCGCACGCAGGACGTGTACGACACGGGCGACATTGGCACCAAGACCAACATTCTCATCCGCCACATCGAGTCGACGACCGACCCCCGCGGcaacggcctcggcaacAACCACCCCTTCACGCTGTCGTTTGCGACCGCCGCCAAGTTCCCCCAGAGCCCGCCCCAGTGGATGGCgagcggctcgggctcgggcatGGGCGTGAGCAAGGTGCTTGGTAACCTGACCAGCctgttcggcggcggcggtggcggtggtggtgacaacggcggcggcaatgCCGGCCCCCAGGGCGGCGTCAACTCGCGCCTCGCGTACTGGCTCCtccagcgcgcggccgagggcaagcgccCCCGCGCGACCATCATGCTCGACTTTTACCgcgagacgggcggcggcgatgccgGTATCTCTGAGCTgatcgccgcgctcaactACATCAACACGAACGAGTAG
- the pnbA_2 gene encoding Para-nitrobenzyl esterase, which translates to MRALLLLAASLTGVLAQCRTTWNGTELQGTLEAGACRYSVRYGTAGRWAPPEAATSQDGLSAGSWPPICPQAADSDDVQILSEKRQEDCLMLVVWAPPNATSTSSLPVFFWAHGGAFVSGSASSAGMNGAAFAADGIVSVFVQYRLGALGFLPPPIAESSNDPNLAVMDVVLALRVVRDNIRAAGGDPGRVTVGGQSAGATLIRSLFGTPSAQGLFHGVVLQSDPLNYGLQSRQNQLDMQNYFYNSPNGSFPHCADMGCYAKVPLDTLIAWQAYVNNTAPFMIPGVAFGLVFRPQYGTQTIPHDPTNALWSGNASRLSLDPAIPVLATTVKNEAGYLVGVLIPVPIPASAQLANFTLRKVVGPERADVILTSGLYPLQEGLDGLRGTIDHVITDGAWHCVTRAMFRRWAGAGGRVYLGTFTRGLIYLYNAFNDYCRMPGVVCHGDDIYPVFSSQPNPTADNATYETTIRTYWSTFIKTGSPSADSHSWPQWTPNSTDGEVTNLGKATDMPLCPADFWGSKVKFDFQMYSSNDTGILPARG; encoded by the exons atgcgcgcgttgctgctgctcgccgcgtcgctcaCTGGGGTCCTTGCGCAGTGCAGGACGACATGGAACGGCACCGAGCTCCAAGGcacgctcgaggccggcgcgtgcCGCTACTCGGTGCGCTATGGCACTGCTGGCCGCTGGGCGCCCCCCGAAGCAGCAACCTCGCAGGA CGGGCTCAGTGCGGGGTCGTGGCCGCCCATCTGTCCCCAGgcggccgacagcgacgacgttCAGATCCTCTCGGAGAAGCGGCAGGAGGACTGCCTTATGCTCGTGGTCTGGGCGCCGCCgaacgcgacgagcacgtcgtcgctgcccgtTTTCTTCTG GgcacacggcggcgcgttcgtctcgggctcggcgtcgtcggcgggcatgaacggcgcggcgttcgcgGCAGACGGCATCGTGTCCGTGTTCGTGCAGtaccgcctcggcgcgctcggcttcctccCGCCCCCGATCGCGGAGAGCAGCAACGACCCCAACCTGGCCGTCATggacgtcgtgctcgcgctccgcgtGGTGCGGGACAATATCCGCGCGGCGGGTGGGGACCCGGGGCGCGTGACGGTCGGCGGGCagagcgccggcgcgacgctgATACGGA GCCTGTTcggcacgccgtcggcccaAGGCCTGTTccacggcgtcgtcctccagTCTGACCCCCTC AACTACGGCCTCCAGTCGCGCCAGAACCAGCTAGACATGCAAAACTACTTCTACAACAGCCCGAACGGCTCGTTCCCCCACTGCGCCGACATGGGCTGCTACGCCAAGGTgccgctcgacacgctcatcGCGTGGCAGGCGTACGTGAACAACACGGCGCCGTTCATGATCCCCGGGGTGGCGTTTGGCCTCG TCTTCCGGCCGCAGTACGGCACCCAGACAATCCCCCACGACCCGACGAACGCGCTGTGGAGCGGCAACGCGTCCCGCCTGTCGCTTGACCCCGCGATCCCcgtgctcgcgacgacggtgaaGAACGAGGCGGGGtatctcgtcggcgtgctcatcCCCGTGCCCATCCCGGCCAGTGCACAGCTCGCAAACTTCACGCTGCGCAAGGTCGTTGGCCcggagcgcgccgacgtgaTCCTCACGTCGGGGCTGTACCCCCTCCAAGAGGGGCTCGACGGGCTCCGCGGGACAATCGACCATGTCATCACGGACGGCGCGTGGCACTGCGTCACGCGCGCCATGTTCCGCCGCTGGGCTGGCGCCGGGGGGCGCGTGTATCTGGGCACGTTTACGCGTGGGCTTATCTACCTCTACAACGCGTTCAATGACTACTGCCGCATGCCAGGGGTGGTGTGCCATGGT GACGACATCTACCCGGTGTTCTCGTCCCAGCCCAACCCGACGGCAGACAACGCGACATAT GAAACCACAATCCGCACCTACTGGTCCACGTTCATCAAGacgggctcgccgagcgcagaCTCTCATTCCTGGCCGCAGTGGACGCCCAACTcgaccgacggcgaggtgaccAACCTCGGCAAGGCGACCGACATGCCGCTGTGCCCCGCCGACTTTTGGGGGAGTAAGGTCAAGTTCGACTTCCAGATGTACAGCAGCAACGACACGGGGATCCTCCCTGCGCGGG GTTAA
- the galE_1 gene encoding UDP-glucose 4-epimerase translates to MRFATPRPRQWRWAVIGVVVLSLVLVALQNQDLVTTSRGSYDDSDASYSVHHDIELSDYDTQFMEDHRPVLPSAQGRVLITGGGGMIGKQVIRRLLSAGTPVTVYDLIFHPDEFKAIRRDFPKVDLRHVKGDIRDRTKLRTAMTKDVVGVIHLAAVSRVLWCLENERDCTDVNVRGTQIVLEEFTGSWFIQASSREVYGKADNYPVPEDTPHQAANVYGQSKADAEVTITRFLAGIAERSPTLSPQKPLDVIMLRLSNVYGSNFDHRERLIPAIMTQALAHRTIQIVGGDQDLDMVNIQDVVNAFGLAVNRLEERRKAKDHTASQAEVFNIGTNNSTSAIKLIRKILHLTNSSSPIQTLPGDNRFPDKYVGSTLRAREVLGYEAQVSIDQGLHRLAIAYLTDTTDYLYHKIGRDCKRPRSFTLKDLISLNGCTGTVAGDFGGEPRYAFLREANRFDPNQHDKLADPPAYEWVDSDMPTAWEFEIKKFGKKQASVMLKGTARNTNKEWYFEAPDGYTTTREFLAEVDEETGHVSLTTASGAPVITHDNGFDQRRRSLDPKSTNTFRFTPFCCPNREPGWPGFRQDPLAAAILDESTSTKRAFDASQPKRMCQRLRQAQAVVRSRLDLLMAYPKPIDIAEAPMPAGEPHDWRMRGRDVCTNLCDHPTVCLDTGDCACGQASCVPRLRFPFAPFANTPDLSYQPHLTVDWEKIETKNPGALVAQVERSSWQNVLRPGARRWLSRNPDWWPINVTRLPDEAQEDRDNNPDHYDRLQTESHGCYSADSVMERGAKELSQPVELDGRTLVFLPHWEYTLRFPPVVEWAQNALTHNIPKPFDTSRMIVPFTFDWGRCNTILHHLYHIRQHSSPNEALIRASSWQPMGDLNSPCYFMDQDVVIPARTCLQDKLRERFGKISDVTPSRLRSILTTFKGSPNGAGTSVRQKLQCDRPYRTIRGNLEGGNDLDVFWGRMKLYPDGAEADYMDTIGDTVFCPLPRGTTGWATRTIDVIYAGCIPVLIGDQTQHPFWDMLDWAKFSIQVNDIDIDHFETILLSYTWEDIQRMQANLMLVRDAFLYPAEGKLHENLDQNLRGPFYYAMHNAALLQQTKYPV, encoded by the exons ATGCGCTTCGCGACCCCCAGGCCGCGACAATGGCGGTGGGCGGTcatcggcgtcgtcgtcttgtcgctcgtcctcgtcgccctaCAGAACCAG GACCTTGTCACGACATCACGCGGCAGCtacgacgacagcgacgcgagcTACTCCGTCCACCATGACATCGAGCTCTCAGACTACGACACGCAGTTCATGGAGGACCACCGGCCCGTCCTCCCGAGCGCGCAGGGACGCGTTCTTATCACTGGCGGTGGGGGCATGATTG gcaAGCAGGTCATCCGCCGTCTCCTCTCCGCCGGCACCCCAGTCACAGTCTACGACCTCATCTTCCACCCGGACGAGTTCAAGGCTATCCGACGCGACTTCCCCAAGGTGGACCTGCGGCACGTCAAGGGCGATATCCGCGACCGCACCAAGCTGCGCACGGCCATGACCAAGGACGTGGTCGGCGTGATCCACTTGGCAGCCGTCAGCCGTGTGCTCTGGTGTCTCGAGAACGAGCGCGACTGCACCGACGTCAATGTGCGGGGAACGCAGATCGTGCTCGAGGAGTTTACCGGTAGCTGGTTTATCcaggcgagctcgcgcgag GTGTATGGCAAGGCGGACAACTACCCCGTGCCAGAGGACACGCCGCACCAGGCCGCCAACGTGTACGGCCagtccaaggccgacgccgaggtcaccATCACGCGCTTCCTCGCCGGCATTGCGGAGCGCTCGCCGACCCTCTCGCCCCAGAAGCCGCTCGACGTGATCATGCTCCGCCTGTCCAACGTCTACGGCAGCAACTTTGACCACCGTGAACGGCTCATCCCGGCCATCATGacgcaggcgctcgcgcaccgtACCATCCAGATTGTGGGCGGCGACCAGGAC CTCGACATGGTCAACATCCAGGACGTCGTCAACGCGTTCGGCCTCGCAGTCaaccgcctcgaggagcgtcgcaaggccaaggaccACACAGCGTCTCAGGCCGAAGTGTTCAACATCGGCACCAAcaactcgacgtcggcgatcAAGCTCATCCGCAAGATCCTGCACCTGACAAACTCGAGCTCCCCTATCCAGACGCTGCCCGGCGACAACCGCTTCCCGGACAAGTACGTGGGTAGCACTCTGCGCGCGCGAGAAGTGCTGGGCTACGAAGCCCAGGTGAGCATTGACCAGGGCCTGCACCGGCTCGCGATCGCCTACCTCACCGACACGACCGACTACCTGTACCACAAGATTGGGCGCGACTGCAAGCGCCCGCGGAGCTTCACGCTCAAGGACCTGATCAGCCTCAACGGGTGCACGGGCACCGTCGCGggcgactttggcggcgAGCCGCGGTACGCCTTCCTCCGCGAGGCGAACCGCTTCGACCCCAACCAGcacgacaagctcgccgacccgcCCGCGTACGAGTGGGTCGACTCGGACATGCCCACAGCGTGGGAGTTTGAGATCAAGAAGTTTGGCAAGAAGCAGGCGAGCGTCATGCTCAAGGGGACCGCGAGGAACACCAACAAGGAGTGGTACTTTGAGGCGCCGGATGGGTACACCACCACGCGCGAGTTCCTCGCcgaagtcgacgaggagacggggCATGTGTCGCTCACGACCGCCTCCGGCGCGCCAGTCATCACCCACGATAACGGGTTTGACCAGCGCCGGCGTAGCCTCGACCCCAAGTCGACCAACACCTTCCGGTTCACGCCGTTCTGCTGCCCGAACAGGGAGCCCGGATGGCCTGGGTTCAGGCAGgacccgctcgcggcggcaaTTCTCGACGAGAGCACGTCGACCAAGCGCGCCTTCGACGCGTCCCAGCCCAAGCGCATGTGCCAGCGCCTGAGacaggcgcaggcggtggTCCGCTCgcgcctcgacctgctcatGGCGTACCCCAAGCCGATCGACATTGCCGAGGCGCCCatgccggccggcgagccgCACGACTGGCGCatgcgcggccgcgacgtctGCACCAACCTGTGCGACCACCCGACCGTGTGCTTGGACACGGGCGACTGCGCGTGCGGCCAGGCGTCGTGTGTGCCGCGGCTGCGCTTCCCGTTCGCGCCGTTTGCGAACACGCCGGATCTGAGCTACCAGCCCCACCTGACAGTCGACTGGGAGAAGATTGAGACCAAGAACCCCGGCGCACTGGtggcgcaggtcgagcgcagcTCGTGGCAGAATGTGCTTCGGCCCGGTGCCCGCCGCTGGCTCAGCCGTAACCCCGACTGGTGGCCCATCAACGTCACAAGACTccccgacgaggcgcaggaAGACCGCGACAACAACCCCGACCACTATGACCGCTTGCAGACCGAGTCGCATGGCTGCTACTCTGCCGACAGTGTCATGGAGCGGGGTGCCAAGGAGCTGAGCcagcccgtcgagctcgacggcaggacgctcgtcttcctcccccACTGGGAGTACACACTTAGG TTCCCTCCAGTCGTCGAGTGGGCACAAAACGCCCTCACACACAACATCCCCAAGCCGTTCGACACCTCGCGCATGATTGTGCCGTTCACGTTCGACTGGGGACGGTGCAACACGATCCTGCACCATCTCTACCACATCCGGCAGCACAGCTCGCCAAACGAGGCGCTCAttcgcgcgtcgtcgtggcaGCCGATGGGCGACCTCAACAGCCCGTGCTACTTTATGGACCAGGACGTGGTGATCCCTGCAAGGACATGTCTGCAGgacaagctgcgcgagcggtTCGGCAAGATCTCGGACGTGACGCCGAGTCGTCTGCGGTCCATCCTGACGACGTTCAAGGGCTCGCCGAATGGCGCAGGCACGAGCGTGCGCCAGAAACTCCAGTGCGACCGGCCGTACCGGACAATCCGGGGcaacctcgagggcggcaacgacctcgacgtgTTCTGGGGACGCATGAAGCTGTACCctgatggcgccgaggccgactaCATGGACACGATTGGGGACACCGTGTTTTGTCCTCTGCCGAGGGGTACGACGGGGTGGGCGACGCGTACCATTGATGTTATCTACGC CGGCTGCATCCCAGTGCTTATCGGCGACCAGACCCAGCACCCCTTCTGGGACATGCTCGACTGGGCCAAGTTCTCGATCCAGGTCAACGACATTGACATTGACCACTTTGAGACCATCCTGCTCTCCTACACGTGGGAGGACATTCAGCGGATGCAGGCCAACCTGATGCTggtgcgcgacgcgttccTGTACCcggccgagggcaagctgcACGAGAACCTCGACCAGAACCTGCGCGGGCCGTTCTACTACGCCATGCAcaacgccgcgctgctgcaaCAGACAAAGTATCCTGTATAG